ATGCTCCAATCGTATTCCGTACTCCTTTTGGTGGCGGAGTTAAGGCTGCTGAGCTTCACACAGATTCACTCGAAGGTTTGATTGCACAAAGCCCGGGTATTAAAGTAGTAATTCCTTCAAACCCATATGATGCTAAGGGACTTCTTATCGCGTCTATCCGCGACAATGACCCTGTATTCTTCATGGAGCATTTGAACCTTTACCATGCATTCCGTGCTGAAGTGCCAGAAGGTGAATACACTGTTGAACTTGGCAAAGCTAACGTAGTACGTGAAGGTGCTGATGTATCTATCATTACTTACGGGCTGATGGTACATACAGCTACCAAAGCAGCCGAGCAACTCGAAAAAGAAGGCATTAACGTTGAAATTATTGACCTTCGTACTGTAAGTCCAATCGACATCGACACTATTGTGGCGTCTGTGAAGAAGACTAACCGTGCTATCGTAGTACAAGAAGCTCAAAAGAGCTCCGGTGTTGCTGCTGAGGTTATTGCACAAATTAACGAAAAAGCATTGCTGCACTTGGAAGCACCTGTGCTTCGTATCGCAGGTCCAGACACAGTGTATCCATTCGCACAAATTGAAGATTCATGGCTTCCGAACCCTGCGCGTATTATCGCAGGCGTGAAGAAAGTATTGGATTTCTAAAATATTTTTCTATTAGAAACGGTTGTCATCCATAAAGGATGACAACGTCGTTTCTTCTTCTGAATTCTAACCATAAGATCAGTCCCAATTTCACAAGGAGGTTTTCAAAGTGGCAAAGTTTGAATACCGATTCCCTGAGCTAGGTGAAGGTTTGCATGAAGGTGAAATCATCAAAATGCATATTAAAGCCGGTGACAAGGTAACGGATGATGATATCGTAATGGAAGTTCAAAATGATAAGGCGGTAGTTGAGGTGCCTTGTCCAGTGAACGGTACCGTGTTGGAAGTTTTGACTAAAGATGGCCAAGTTTGCCGTGTTGGCGAAGTTGTAGCTATTATCGAAGCTGAGGGCGACGTACCTGAGCAAGAAGGTCATGCTGCTGAAGAAGCTCCAGCTGCACCTGCACCTGCTGCACCAGCTCCTACGAATGCTAAATCAGCGAACTTTGAATATCGGTTCCCAGAACTGGGTGAAGGTCTGCATGAAGGTGAAATCATCAAAATGCATATCAAAGCCGGTGACAAAGTAACCGATGATGATATCATCATGGAAGTTCAAAATGACAAGGCAGTAGTTGAAGTTCCTTGTCCAGTAAACGGTACTGTGTTGGAAGTTCTGACTAAAGATGGTCAAGTATGCCGCGTTGGCGATGTTGTAGCTATCATCGCTGCAGAAGGTGACGTTCCTGAACAAGCAGGTCATGCTTCCGCAGAAGCAGATGCAGCAAAAGGAAGCGCAGATACAACTTCTTCCCCTGCAGCAACTAGCCCTGCTGATGCTAAGCAAGGTGGATCTGCTAGTGCAGCACCGGCTCCTGACCGTGATGTATTGGCTACACCAAGCGTTCGTAAATTTGCTCGTGAGCAAAAAGTGGATATTTCCAAAGTGAACGGAACTGGAAAAGGCGGCAAAATCACCCGTGAAGACGTTGAAGCGTTCTTGAAAGGTGGTTCAACACCTGCAGCAACAGCGGCTCCTGCGGCGGCAGCTTCTGAAGCTCCGAAGGCTGCTAAAGCTGAAGCTAAAGCAGCGCCAGCAGCGAGTGGTAACGTTAGTCTTGAAGAAGAACGTGTACCTTACAAGGGCATTCGTAAGGCGATCGCTAACGCGATGGTTAAATCGGCTTACACTGCACCACACGTTACAATTATGGACGAAGTAGATGTTACTGAACTGGTAGCGTTCCGTACACGTATGAAACCTATCGCTGAGAAAAAAGGCGTTAAGGTTACTTACCTTCCATTCATCGTTAAGGCTCTAGTTGCAGCTTCCCGTCAATTCCCAGCTCTAAACGCTATGATTGATGAAGAAGCAGGCGAAATTGTCTACAAGAAATACTACAATATCGGTATCGCTACTGATACGCCGAACGGTTTGATCGTTCCAGTTATCAAAGATGCTGACCGTAAGAGCATTTGGATGATCGCTAGCAGCATCACTGACCTTGCAGTTCGTGGTCGTGACGGTAAATTGTCTGCTAACGAAATGAAGGGTAGCACGATCTCCATCAGCAACATCGGTTCTGCTGGCGGTATGTTCTTTACTCCAATCATCAACTTCCCTGAAGTGGCTATCCTCGGAACTGGCCGCATCAGTGAAAAAGCAGTTGTGAAGAATGGTGAAATCGTAGTTGCTCCTGTAATGGCGTTGTCACTCAGCTTTGACCACCGTATAATCGATGGTGCGACTGCTCAAAACTTTATGAACTACATTAAATCGCTGCTCAATAATCCTGAGCTGCTGGTTATGGAGGTATAATTATGGTAGTAGGAGACGCTTCTCTAGATATTGACACATTGGTCATTGGTGCAGGTCCTGGTGGGTATGTGGCGGCAATTCGTGCCGCCCAGCTCGGCCAAAAAGTCCTCATCGTGGATAAATCGGAACTCGGCGGTGTATGTTTGAACCGTGGATGTATTCCTTCTAAAGCACTGATTGCTGCTGCACATCAGTTCGAATCTGCTAAGCATGGTGAAGTTTTCGGTGTTACTGCTGAGAACGTAAAAGTGGATTTTGCCAAAACTCAAGAGTTCAAGAACGGCGTAGTTAAGAAAATGACTAGCGGCGTGACTAGCTTGATGAAGGGCAACAAAATTGAAGTATTTAACGGCGAATGCATGTTTATCAGTGAAACAGAAGCACGTGTGTTCAATGAACATGAATCCCCACGTTATCGCTTCAAACACTGTATCATTGCTACAGGTTCCCGTCCGATCGAACTTAAGCCTTTCCCATTCGGTGGACGTATTCTGTCTTCGACTGAAGCTCTTGAGCTTCCAGAAATTCCGAAGAGCATGATCGTTATCGGTGGTGGATACATCGGAGCTGAGCTTGGCCAAATGTACTCCAAATTCGGTACTAAAGTAACAATCATCGAAGGTCTGGATACTGTTCTTCCAGGTTTCGATAAAGATATGACTCGTCTTGTTGCGAAAAACATGGCCAAAACTGGCATCGAAATCGTAACCAATGCGAAAGCTGAAAGTGCTGTACAGAACGACAAGGAAGTTACCGTGAAATATTCTGTTGGTGGCGAATCCAAAGAAGTTACTGCGGATTACTTGCTTGTTACTGTAGGCCGTCGTCCTAACACTGATGGTGAACTTGGACTAGACCTGATCGGTCTTGAGCTCGACGATCGCGGATTGATCAAAGTTGATCACCAAGGACGCACTAGCATCCCTAACATCTTCGCTATTGGTGATGTTGTTCCAGGTCTGGCTTTGGCTCACAAAGCTTCTTACGAAGGTAAGATTGCTGCAGAAGCGATCGCAGGACTTACATCTGTTGTTGACTACAAAGTCATCCCAGCTGTTGTGTTCACAGATCCTGAGTGCTCTAGCGTAGGTTTGACTGAGAAAGAAGCAAAAGACAAAGGCTACAAAGTGAAAGCTGGTAAGTTCCCATTCGCAGGGAATGGCCGTGCAGTATCTTTGAACAGCCCAGAAGGCTTCATCAAAATTGTTGCTAACTCCGAGAACAATCTTGTGCTTGGTGCACAAATCGTTGGTATCGAAGCTTCCAACTTGATCGCTGAACTTGGTTTGGCGATTGAAATGGGCGCAACACTTGAAGATATCGCTTTGACTATTCATGCGCATCCAACCCTTGGCGAAATCGTCATGGAAGCTGCTGAATTGGTTGAAGGTCACCCTATTCACGTAATGAAATAATAGCTCTACCAAATTGCTCTAGCAGGCACAGAAAGGCGGAACGCATTTGCGTTTCGCCTTTTTGAGTTTTCCACTTTTTTGAAAAGAGATATAATGGGAGGAGATGAAACAAATTGAATGATTCTATTATAGGGAGGACAAAATGTTGAAACCCAATAAGTTAAAGCCTGGTGATGAGCTGCGAATTATCTCACCTGCCAGAAGCCTGTCATTAATCGCTGCTGAACAAAGGAAGATTGCCAAAGAACAGCTCCAAAAATTAGGTTTTCGGATATCATTTTCTGTAAATTCCTTTGAGAAGGATGATTTTGTTTCCTCTTCTATTGAATCTAGAATAGAGGATCTGCATGAAGCTTTTTTAGATCCAAATGTTAAAGGGATACTTACGACCATTGGTGGCTTTAATAGCAATCAGCTGTTACGTCATATCGATTATTCAATCATTGCAGAGAATCCTAAACGTTTATGCGGGTATTCGGATATCACTGCTTTAAGTAATGCAATATATGCTCAGACAGGATTAGTTACATATTCCGGACCGCATTTTTCGAGCTTCGCGATGCTCCATGACAATGAATATACAATCCAATATTTCCGCAAGCTGATGATGGACAACAAAGAAATTTTGGTGAGGCCATCTAAGCATTGGAGTGATGATGAGTGGTATTTGGATCAGGAGAACCGCATATTTATCAGAAATGAAGGTCCATACATTATCAATGACGGAGAAGCAACAGGGACGATTATCGGCGGGAACCTTTGTACTTTAAATCTTTTACATGGTACGGAGTATATGCCTAGTTTAAGGAATTCGATAGTATTCCTAGAGGATGATTATGAATCATCGCCTGTAACCTTTGATAGAGATTTACAGTCTCTAATTCATCAGCCTGACTTTCAACATGTTAAAGGCTTGGTTATAGGCAGGTTCCAACAAGGATCACGCATGACAAAGGATCTGTTGACCAAGATCATAGCTTCGAAAGAAGAGCTCTCTGACATTCCAGTCATTGCGGACGTGGACTTTGGACATACATCGCCTATGATCACTTTCCCAGTGGGTGGACAAGCCTCCCTTCGTGCTTATGGGGTTAGAGTAGAGTTAAGGATATCAGAGTAACGCTGAAGTTGCCTGATAGGAATACAATTGTCAGATGGATATAATGTTGCAAACGGAAAAAATAAGTTCTAGACTGTCGAGAGGGAAGGTGACTTGAAAAATGCAAAAAGCTATCGTTGTATATTACACTAGTGGAAAGAACAATAATCTCAATGAATTAAATGCACTACTTGAAAATGGCTGGTAAGTAATAAATCAAAGTGCAATGGGTGGAGAATGTGGTGCCGCTGTTTATTCATTAGTGATTTTAGAGAAGGCAGATACCGCCGAACAGCGTTAAGTTTACGGGTAGGTTAGTTAAAAATATGTTAATTTTGTTTATTTTCTTCTAAGCAACGATTTGATTTTAATTACATATATAAGAGTATAGGGGTGTAAAAAAACGCCGGTAACCTTAAGCAGGTTACCGGCGTTTTCGTATTAGCGTTTCGGCATTTTGCTCTCATCCATGTACAGCAGGTTCCAGCGGTGCCCGTCCAGGTCGGCAAATCCAGCACCGTACATCCAGCCGTCAATTTCACTCGGCTTACCAAAAATGTTTCCTCCGGCGGACTCTGCTTTTTGAATAAAGGCATCTACTTCTTCTCTGCTTTCAGCGCCAATGGAAAATATTACTTCTGCACTATGGGAAGTATCTGCGGTTTTTGAACCTGTAAATTCCTCAAACGCCGCCTCTGGGAACAGCAGGATCGTTGTTTGGCCTATGGCAAGCTTGGCTCTCTCGTTACCAACGCTCACCGCATGGAATCCAATCTCATTGAAAAAGGCAGTTGACCTCTCAACATCTTTGACCGGCAGGTTAATCCAAATCTCCTGTGACATGGCTGTAGCCTCCTGGAATATATTTTAAACTAATCCAACTATACTCTACTTCTGGCAGCAGAAGCGAATCTTATAAAGAAATCGCAAGGTATCGATCCAACCAAGAATGGATGTCACATCAAAATCTGGGTCAAGAAAATGTGAGGTGAAATGAGGTGAAATGAGGTGAAAAAAGTATGTTTGTACTTACTCATTTTAGTGTTGATGGTTGGATGTAACTCAACAGCAAAATCAAACACAACGTCATATTTGATAATTATTAATAAGGGTATAACGGGAAAGGAATACTGGATAACCGCTACTGACCCCTTTGCTAAATCAAAACAACAATTCAAAATAACAATTAATGATGAGAATATATGGAATCTTATTGAAGAAAATCATGAGTATCTAGCAAGTTACGAATACACATCCTTAGAAAAATCGGTGAACCTGTTAAGTATAAAACATCCATCAAAACCAAAGTAAGCAAAAATTGGTTGCACCAGCAGTTTTTATTTACCGCTAGAGCTGAAAAGCTCAATCTCCATGATACTTAATAAAGTGACAGAGGGGGTGCTTAAATGCACCAGACCCTATTAGGTTACCGAACGGCTTTCGTTTTCTAAAAGAGGATCAAAAAGTTGCATTCGACCTATTCGAGTTCCCGAGTATATTTGATTCTCAGAGTAGGACAGCTAAGAATGTGCAAATTATAGAGGATTGAAGGAATCGAGACGTACTTCATAATTGTATGGACTTTCGGAACGCATAATTAAGCTAACGGGCAGATTACGTTAATAACTCACCGAAGGAAGATGTCCGCCAGTTGCCCTGAAATCGAAATTACATGGAACCAAATCAGCTTTCTTTTCTTGGTAACCAATTCTGAATCAGGGATAATTAATACCATAAAAAATATCGACAAGTAGATCTAATATGTCAAATCAACCCTGGCGGCAACTTGCGCTAAGCACTACTATTACCGTTATCATTACTAGCATAATCACCACCATATTAGCGCAGGTAGTTTGGACTCTGCAAGACGCTAAGAACTTGGAAGGGGAAAAATGGGATAATAAATTTGAGACTTTCACAAAAGTATCTGGGTCCTTAGCAGAACATACCACACTTCTCGGCTCAAAACTTAAATTCCAAATTGAACTTCACTCTAGAACAAAAGGTATAACTTTCTCTTCAGTCGAAGAGAAGTTGAAAATAGAAGAGCGATTAGAAAAGAGCCTACTATATGAGTACGAGGGTCTGGTCGATTTCGATAAGAACCTTCCAAAACTTTATGACTCTTTTTTTACTGCCGAAGCAATTTTCGGAGATAGTACTGACCAAGCTCTAAGCGAGTATTTGAATTATACCGTAAACAAAGAACCTCAAGATTACATTGATTTATATCTTGCAACACTCAATAAAACCAATGCCACAATAGACATTAATGATTTGATAAGTCACGTATACAAAGAAACCGATACGTATAGACAACATGTTCTTACTGAAATGAAAAATGAACTGGGTTAGCTGCGCCGGCCGCCCACCTTCGCATATTGATGTTGATGTTTAAACAATCCCGTACGTAGGACCTCATTTGGATGTAGGGATGAACTTGATGAGGTTTAGATTAGATAATACGGGAAACTATAGTTGAACGAAACAAGGAACAGTTTGCCTCGGCAGCTGTTCCTTGTTTTATTAAGCAAAAGGGCAGGATAACGGAATGAACCATCGAATATCTTCTATCAAAGAAATCGAAATCATATGGAGGAAAAACAATGATTACTCCCCAAATATATTCTAGATACGAAATCTCTTTTCCCACAGAATTACGAAAATACTTCATCGATGCACACGTAACAACCATAAAGAACAAATCAAGATCATCTGTATATCACATTAAAGGAACATCTCATGCTTATTTTCTTAAAGTCACACCTAAAGATCAAATGTATTGTGAAGCCATAATGACAAAGTTTTTATATAATTTTGCAGGATGTCCAAAAGTAGTGCATTACATATCAAATGAAACAAATGATTATCTTGTAACAGAACGGTTAGCTGGTACTGATGCAGCAAGTGATGAATATCTTGAAGAGCCTGGGCAATTATCTGAAGTATTTTCTTTAAGCCTCTTAAAGTTACATCGAGTCAATACTGAGGATTGTCCGATCACGAACGGATTAGAAAAAATGGTTATACGTGCAGAGAGGAATTATAGTGAGGGCAGAGTCGAAAAGGGACTTCTTAGGTATTTGGGATATACAAATATCAAAATTGCATACGAAGATATGATCTCTTTGTTCAAGGGTGCCGTAGAAGAAAGAGTTGTTATTCATGGAGACTATTGCTTGCCGAACTTAATACTTCAGGATTTTAAAATGACAGGATACATTGATGTTGGGTATGGTGGTATAGGTGATCGCCATTATGACATTTTCTGGGGACTATGGTCACTACAATTTAATCTGAGGAATGAAGATTATTCCCAGCAGTTTGTTAAGGCTTACGGCAAACATTTAATCGATCAAGATCGACTTCGTCTTTGTGGGCTTCTTTCCGCTTTTAATGGGTTTAGAGGGCAAGATTATTATGAAATTTAAAATCATCCATTAAGCTAACGGGAAACTATAGTTCAATAATGAGAGGGCTGCCGAGAGGTAGCCCTTTGTTCAACTAACGGGCAGGATAACGGAACAATTTCTTGTACACATAAAACAAATCCAACTGGGGAAATTATGGGTAGGTGATGATATGAATAGAAAATTTATGTCCATTCTGGTCCTTTCCATTGGTACTATACTATCCATTCAGTCAGCAAGTGCTGCTCCAGCGAATGGCGAAGCGTCTAAAGAAAAAGATTCGATTGAATGGATCGCTTTATGGGGATTTCCTCAAACAAGAGAAGAACAACTGGAACGTATGTTAACAACAGAGTTGCAAAGAAGGACACTTCTAGCCCTACAAGAAAAAGGGTACTTGAAGACAGGAAAAGAATACGTTTACTGGTTTGACCCATTTCAAGTAACGGATATGAGAGAAGTCGAGGGTGGTTTTAAGGAATTAGATGTATTGGCAACGGTCCAAAGAGTTATAGAAAATAAAAGAGACAAGAAAAACAAGATGTATACAATCACATTCAATCATAATTACGAATCAGGATTTATCGTGACTAAGATAAGTGAATTATAACGAGACACATAGTTTGAGCTAACGGGAAACTATAGCTCAATAATACCAGGACGAAGCTGCCGACATGAATCGGCAGCTTCGTTGTGCTAACGGGCAGGATTGCTAAACAAGTCCGTCCGTTGATAAAGACACCATTCTTGGGAAACTCTACACGAATAAACGCATGCGGGGGTGCTAATGATGGTTCTGAAGAAACTGGTCTTAATTTTGTTCTTAACAACAATATCGTTGTTAAATCCTATGAAAGCTTTTGCAAATATTGGATTGAATCAATTAAAAAGTGCAACGGATTTTAAGCTGTTTACCCCACATTACTCCTTAACGAGTTGGAAATTTGAAATCAAGGAACCGTATCCTCTTGGTACTGACCGACTAATTACGAAGGTTAGACTCCATTACTTCGATAAATCGGGAAGCACGTATATGTTTGGGATTGAACAGCATAAAGCAATAGGATACAAAAGCAAGCGATCTGAAACAATAATCGATGTTCGTAGTAAAACAAGTGTGACCAGAGTTATAGAAGAGAATTTTAATTTTGATACGAGTGGTGAGATTGTTAAATTGAACGGAATTGAAGCGAGGTTTGATTATGGAACACTAGGGGGATGTTTGCGGTGGGTGCAAGATGGTACTTATATTGAGATGGATAGTAGCCAATTGTCCAAGAAGGATATGATTGAGGTAGCCAAATCAGTAAAATGAATGGTAACTTTAGTTCAATAAACCAACAGGTCTAGGACTTTATTTTTAGTTTAAGGCAACTGGTAGTTTTTTAAATTGGAACCCTCAAAACGAGTTCTTTTGGAATTCGCTAGTAAGCAGTATGAGTCTACTGCTATGTATCTACGTACTGCAAATGACAATGGAAAGTGATTAAACTTTGGGCAGAATAATTCAATCATTTATGCGGAAAATAATCCAAACATTTATGGGGGATTCTGTTCAATGTTACGGAGAGGCGTTTTGATTTTTTTGATCTTGTTAAGCGGCATTAATGTAATGAGTAAAGCCACAGCATCCACCAGTTCAGGGATCACATTAGTAGACGCTTTCCAGATCGGTCTTACAGAATCAAGAAAATGGGATGCTCAGGCGAATCTAATCTCAATCACGAGTGTTGGTGACACAAGCTCAACACCACCATCTACTCTTGGTATTGATGGCAAAAGAGAAGTTTGGAATTTGCTCTTTGGAAATGGTCAAAGAAATCAAATTTTAATCATTAACATAAAAAAAGGTAAGATTGCGATTATGCGAACTGTACAAGAAGACATTCAAGACTTTGAAATTATTCCACAAAGTGATCTCATACTTGACTCACCTAATATGGTGCAGATTGCGATTAAAAACGATGTCAAACCAGGGGAAGGATGGGCTAAAGGATATCATTTCAACGTTATAAAAGACCATCAAGCCTTGTTTTTTGGAGTGATTGGGCAGAACAAGTACGGTATGATGACAAAACTGTATATGGACAAGACAGGGAAGGTTCTGGGTTCCGAAACGAAAAATGAAGGTCTGAAATAACTTTTCCTCCATGAACTCATTGAACTAACGGGACACGATAGTTGAATAATACATCACATTGATAAGCAGGTGCTTCGGTATCCTGCTCTTTTCATTAAGCTAACGGGCAGGATAGTTGAATGATTTCGCGAATAACTTAAGTCATGACGAATTTACGAAGTTCGCAAAAAGACGTTAGCCGAAAGAAGTTCTTAGTTTAGGAGGAGTCTATATGATATTAGAAAAAGTTATAAATAGAATTGTAATACAAAGTGAATATAAGGATTTTGTTGATAAGTATATAGATAATATACTTACCGAATTTAAAGGTAAGATTCATAGCATTTATATGTGTGGCTCGATTCCAAAAGGAACTGCTAAACCTTTTAAGTCAGATGCAGACTTTACTATTGTATGTGTAAATCCCAAAGATATTGATTACGAAAGATTGTCAAATATTAAAGACAGGCTTTTGGAAGAATATCCAGTAGTAACTAAGATTGATACGATAATTTGCTCGATTGACGATGTATTAAGTAAACCAAATGAGTGGGGTTTTTGGGTAAAGATAATTTGTGTTTGCATATATGGTCATGACGTTGGTGAAAAAGTACCACCGATAATTATTTCTCCAGAGTTCATTTTAGACTTAAATACAGAGACCAAGGAGGAAGTAGATCGTATACATAGTTTACTTTCTAATGCTAATGATAACACAATGAAAACTAGATATATTAAAGGTTACTCTAAGAGATTAATTCGTGCATTATACTCTTTGGTTTTAGAAGATACAGGTGTATGGCAAGATGACATTATTAAGATGAAGAATGCCATATTAAACTATTGTGAGATTGACTCCGCTTTAGTTGATTATCTGTATGCTTGTTACTTGGATAGTAATGTACTTGTTGAAGAGTTTCTGGGAATTGCAGATGAAGTATATAGCTATTTTGAGAACGCCTTAAATGCGATGGCTGCTTCCAGAACTTCCTTCGGCTAACACCATATTGACGCTCCGGGTCACTCTGAGAAGCGAGTGACCACATCCAGCCCCCTAAGCCCGTCGGGACGTCACTGCATTAGGTGTTCGGCAAGCCTTACAACTATAAGCAGCGACTCTAATTAAAACATAAGACTATTGAACTAACGGGAAACGTTAGTTCAATGACCAGCGACAGTCTAGGACTTCTTTACTCGTCCTTTGCTGTCGCTGTTTCAATTTCTAGTGTCAGCCTAAAACCTAAAACTTATTTTCTACTGACACCAACATCTGAAACCTGAGTACTGATTGAATATGTAGCCAATATTAAATATATTTTAAAAAGTATCTAACCTTCTACAAAAATCGAATTTTTCAGATATAATATATAAGGTGAAATATTACGGAGGTGCAGTAAATTGACGAATGAGTTAGAACAAACCTATTTGAATTTTCTACAATATATTTTAGATAATGGTGTGAAAAAAGAAGATCGTACCGGAACGGGTACAATTAGTGTATTTGGTTATCAAATGCGATTTGATTTATCAAAAGGCTTCCCGTTGTTTACAACAAAACGTACACCGTTCCGTTTAATCGCAAGTGAGCTATTATGGTTTATTAAAGGCGACACCAACATTCGTTATTTATTGAAACATAATAATCATATTTGGGATGAGTGGGCTTTCAAAAGATGGGTTGAATCAGATGAATATGCTGGTCCAGACATGACAGACTTTGGGAATCGTTGTTTAGTTGATGAAGATTTCAATCAAGTGTATCAAGCAGAGATGAAAGCATTTTGCGATCGCGTCTTAGAAGATGATGAGTTCGCAGCGAAACATGGCGACCTAGGAAATGTTTACGGTAAGCAATGGCGGAATTGGACTTCTTCTACTGGCGAATCCATTGACCAATTACAAGACGTCATTAATCAGATCAAAACCAATCCTGATTCTCGACGTTTAATTGTCAGCGCTTGGAACCCAGAAGACGTTATAAATGCTGGGGCAAAAGGAAGTAAAGCAGCGTTACCGCCTTGCCACGTTATGTTCCAGTTCTACGTTGCAAATGGTAAATTAAGCTGTCACTTGCTGCAACGAAGTGCGGATTCCTTTCTTGGAGCAAACTTCAATATCCCGTCTTACTCATTACTTACACATTTAATAGCACATGAGTGTGGACTAGAAGTAGGCGAGTTTGTATACAGCATTAGTGATGCGCATATTTATATAAACCATGTTGAGCAAGTAAAAGAGCAATTATCAAGAGACTTAAGACCATTGCCTACATTGGTTATTAATTCAAAGAAAGAGTCCATTTTTGATATTGAGCTGGAGGATCTAGTCATTGAAGGGTACAATCCACATCCTTCGATCAAAGCTCCGATCGCAGTTTAACTTAATGGTTATAAATAAAGTTTTTCGGATCTTTGTATGTAGGAAGGGGCGTGTTTTATGAGTATTACCTTAATATGGGCAATGGGCACCAATCATGTCATTGGTAAAGATAATGATATGCCTTGGCATTTGCCGCTGGATTTCGCATATTTTAAAGCAGAAACATTAGGCAAGAGAATGCTTATGGGCCGCAAAACGTGGGACTCGCTTGGAGGCAAGCCCTTAAAGGGCAGAACGAGCTTAATTATGACAAGAGACACTGATTACACTCCTGAAGGTGCAGAGGTTGTACACACGCTTGAGGAAGCTCTCAGCGAGGGTAGAAAAGACGATGAGCTGATGGTCATCGGTGGTGCGGAAATCTACAAGCTGATGTTGCCATATGCAGACAAGTTGATGTTAACGCAAATTGAACAGGATTTTGAAGGGAATACCCGGTTTCCTGATATTG
This window of the Paenibacillus sp. FSL R10-2734 genome carries:
- a CDS encoding aminoglycoside 3'-phosphotransferase encodes the protein MITPQIYSRYEISFPTELRKYFIDAHVTTIKNKSRSSVYHIKGTSHAYFLKVTPKDQMYCEAIMTKFLYNFAGCPKVVHYISNETNDYLVTERLAGTDAASDEYLEEPGQLSEVFSLSLLKLHRVNTEDCPITNGLEKMVIRAERNYSEGRVEKGLLRYLGYTNIKIAYEDMISLFKGAVEERVVIHGDYCLPNLILQDFKMTGYIDVGYGGIGDRHYDIFWGLWSLQFNLRNEDYSQQFVKAYGKHLIDQDRLRLCGLLSAFNGFRGQDYYEI
- a CDS encoding alpha-ketoacid dehydrogenase subunit beta, yielding MAQMNMKEAIRDAMRVELNRDPNVLIFGEDVGNVGGVFRVTEGLQKEFGEDRIFDTPLAESAIGGLAFGLGVQGFRPIAEIQFVGFIFEALDQIVVQAARLRWRSGGKYNAPIVFRTPFGGGVKAAELHTDSLEGLIAQSPGIKVVIPSNPYDAKGLLIASIRDNDPVFFMEHLNLYHAFRAEVPEGEYTVELGKANVVREGADVSIITYGLMVHTATKAAEQLEKEGINVEIIDLRTVSPIDIDTIVASVKKTNRAIVVQEAQKSSGVAAEVIAQINEKALLHLEAPVLRIAGPDTVYPFAQIEDSWLPNPARIIAGVKKVLDF
- the lpdA gene encoding dihydrolipoyl dehydrogenase; this encodes MVVGDASLDIDTLVIGAGPGGYVAAIRAAQLGQKVLIVDKSELGGVCLNRGCIPSKALIAAAHQFESAKHGEVFGVTAENVKVDFAKTQEFKNGVVKKMTSGVTSLMKGNKIEVFNGECMFISETEARVFNEHESPRYRFKHCIIATGSRPIELKPFPFGGRILSSTEALELPEIPKSMIVIGGGYIGAELGQMYSKFGTKVTIIEGLDTVLPGFDKDMTRLVAKNMAKTGIEIVTNAKAESAVQNDKEVTVKYSVGGESKEVTADYLLVTVGRRPNTDGELGLDLIGLELDDRGLIKVDHQGRTSIPNIFAIGDVVPGLALAHKASYEGKIAAEAIAGLTSVVDYKVIPAVVFTDPECSSVGLTEKEAKDKGYKVKAGKFPFAGNGRAVSLNSPEGFIKIVANSENNLVLGAQIVGIEASNLIAELGLAIEMGATLEDIALTIHAHPTLGEIVMEAAELVEGHPIHVMK
- a CDS encoding 2-oxo acid dehydrogenase subunit E2 translates to MAKFEYRFPELGEGLHEGEIIKMHIKAGDKVTDDDIVMEVQNDKAVVEVPCPVNGTVLEVLTKDGQVCRVGEVVAIIEAEGDVPEQEGHAAEEAPAAPAPAAPAPTNAKSANFEYRFPELGEGLHEGEIIKMHIKAGDKVTDDDIIMEVQNDKAVVEVPCPVNGTVLEVLTKDGQVCRVGDVVAIIAAEGDVPEQAGHASAEADAAKGSADTTSSPAATSPADAKQGGSASAAPAPDRDVLATPSVRKFAREQKVDISKVNGTGKGGKITREDVEAFLKGGSTPAATAAPAAAASEAPKAAKAEAKAAPAASGNVSLEEERVPYKGIRKAIANAMVKSAYTAPHVTIMDEVDVTELVAFRTRMKPIAEKKGVKVTYLPFIVKALVAASRQFPALNAMIDEEAGEIVYKKYYNIGIATDTPNGLIVPVIKDADRKSIWMIASSITDLAVRGRDGKLSANEMKGSTISISNIGSAGGMFFTPIINFPEVAILGTGRISEKAVVKNGEIVVAPVMALSLSFDHRIIDGATAQNFMNYIKSLLNNPELLVMEV
- a CDS encoding VOC family protein, which translates into the protein MSQEIWINLPVKDVERSTAFFNEIGFHAVSVGNERAKLAIGQTTILLFPEAAFEEFTGSKTADTSHSAEVIFSIGAESREEVDAFIQKAESAGGNIFGKPSEIDGWMYGAGFADLDGHRWNLLYMDESKMPKR
- a CDS encoding S66 peptidase family protein; the protein is MLKPNKLKPGDELRIISPARSLSLIAAEQRKIAKEQLQKLGFRISFSVNSFEKDDFVSSSIESRIEDLHEAFLDPNVKGILTTIGGFNSNQLLRHIDYSIIAENPKRLCGYSDITALSNAIYAQTGLVTYSGPHFSSFAMLHDNEYTIQYFRKLMMDNKEILVRPSKHWSDDEWYLDQENRIFIRNEGPYIINDGEATGTIIGGNLCTLNLLHGTEYMPSLRNSIVFLEDDYESSPVTFDRDLQSLIHQPDFQHVKGLVIGRFQQGSRMTKDLLTKIIASKEELSDIPVIADVDFGHTSPMITFPVGGQASLRAYGVRVELRISE
- a CDS encoding nucleotidyltransferase domain-containing protein, translated to MILEKVINRIVIQSEYKDFVDKYIDNILTEFKGKIHSIYMCGSIPKGTAKPFKSDADFTIVCVNPKDIDYERLSNIKDRLLEEYPVVTKIDTIICSIDDVLSKPNEWGFWVKIICVCIYGHDVGEKVPPIIISPEFILDLNTETKEEVDRIHSLLSNANDNTMKTRYIKGYSKRLIRALYSLVLEDTGVWQDDIIKMKNAILNYCEIDSALVDYLYACYLDSNVLVEEFLGIADEVYSYFENALNAMAASRTSFG